Proteins from a genomic interval of Danio rerio strain Tuebingen ecotype United States chromosome 4, GRCz12tu, whole genome shotgun sequence:
- the LOC108183922 gene encoding protein NLRC3-like isoform X2 has product MEDTHTSGDQDLFTGCSSVHQKRAEAEPSCVSMKSDESMTRPIKFKSGNTGPAVSSVHQKRAEAEPSSVSMKSDASMIRPIAFKSGNTRPAVSVDRDDQTGDLQQDSLQPEHDELQRVKDQHKTSMKNKYERLFEGINHGETQTLLNRIYTQLYIIEGESEGVNEEHEVLQMEKRARTKPSQHTPVYCNDIFKASAGAGHEEKIKKEKAQIKTVLTKGIAGIGKTVSVQKFILDWAEGKDHQDVDFMFVLPFRELNLIRDHQYSLHRLLLDFHPELEDLEPKIYEQCRVVFIFDGLDESRITLKFSDEEKVCAVTESSSVAVLMWSLLKGDLLPSALIWITSRPAAAHQIPSRYIKRLTEIQGFTEPQKEEYFRKRISDEHQASRIISHIRRARSLQIMCHIPVFCWISSTVLQKLLEEDVSAEIPQTLTEMYIHFLLIQINMRKQKYEERDPKNLQGDPEKLQSNRGVISKLKVAFRQLKINVRKQKYEERDPKNLQSNRGVILKLAEVAFRQLMKGNVMFYEEDLIESGIDVTDASVYSGICTEIFKEESVIHQRKVYSFIHLSFQEFLAAFFVFYCHLTKNREPLRVIYDHLTENREPLRVIYDEEYSDDEEYEYSYDQYLQSSSEESLYVLLSSAVYKAVRSRNGHLDLFLRFLLGVSLKSNQRLFQDLLTHTEKSSKNIRRITQYIKDQIKRDKRLSAERSINLFLCLLEVKDQTLAREIQEFVKSDKHSEEELSPAHCSTISYMIEMSEEPLDELDSNKFNTSDEGRRRLTAAVRNCRRAL; this is encoded by the exons atggaggacacacacacTTCTGGAGATCAGGATTTGTTTACAGGATGCAG ttcagttcatcagaagagagcagaagcagagcccagctgtgtgtctatgaagagtgacgAGTCTATGACTCGACCAATAAAATTTAAGAGTGGAAACACAGGACCTGCTGTCAG ttcagttcatcagaagagagcagaagcagagcccagcagtgtgtctatgaagagtgacgCGTCTATGATCCGACCAATAGCATTTAAGAGTGGAAACACACGACCTGCTGTCAG tgtggatagagatgatcagactggagacctgcagcaggattcactccaaccagaacatgatgaacttcagagagtcaaagatcagcacaaaaccagcatgaagaacaagtatgagagattatttgagggaatcaaccatggagagactcaaaccctcctgaacaggatctacacacagctctacatcatagaaggagagagtgaaggagtgaatgaagaacatgaggttttacagatggagaaaagagccagaacaaaaccctcacagcacactccagtctactgcaatgacatctttaaagcctcagctggagcaggacatgaggagaagatcaagaaggagaaagcccagatcaagactgttctcactaaaggcatcgctggaatcgggaaaaccgtctctgtgcagaagttcattctggactgggcaGAGGGAAAAGAccatcaggatgtagatttcatgtttgtgcttccatttcgagagctgaacttgatcagagatcatcagtacagtcttcacagacttctgctggactttcatcctgaacttgaagatctggagcccaagatttatgagcagtgtagagttgtgttcatctttgatggtctggatgaaagcagaatcacactgaagttttcagatgaggagaaagtttgtgctgtgactgaatcttcatcagtggctgtgttgatgtggagcctcctgaaaggagatctgcttccctctgctctcatctggatcacctccagaccagcagcagcccatcagatcccctccagatacatcaagcgtctgacagagattcagggattcactgagcctcagaaggaggaatatttcaggaagagaatcagcgacgagcatcaagccagcagaatcatctcccacatcagaagagcaagaagcctccagatcatgtgccacatacccgtcttctgctggatctcctccactgtgcttcagaagctcctggaagaagatgtgagtgcagaaatccctcaaactctgactgagatgtacatccacttcctgctgattcagatcaacatgaggaagcagaagtatgaagagagagatccaaAGAATCTGCAGGGAGATCCAGAGAAACTGCAGTCCAACAGAGGAGTGATCAGCAAACTTaaagtggctttcagacagctaAAGATCAACGtgaggaagcagaagtatgaagagagagatccaaAGAATCTGCAGTCCAACAGAGGAGTGAtcctcaaacttgctgaagtggctttcagacaactgatgaagggcaatgtgatgttctatgaggaggacctgattgagagcggcatagacgtcactgacgcctcagtgtattctgggatctgcactgagatcttcaaggaggaatctgtgattcatcagaggaaagtctacagcttcatccatctcagctttcaggagtttctggctgctttctttgtgttttactgcCATTTAACAAAGAACAGAGAACCGCTGAGGGTGATTTATGAccatttaacagagaacagagaaccgCTGAGGGTGATTTATGATGAAGAATATTCAGATGATGAAGAATATGAATATTCATATGATCAATATCTACAGTCCAGCTCTGAGGAGTCTCTGTATGTTCTGCTCAGTTCAGCAGTGTATAAAGCTGTCAGGAGTAGAaatggtcatctggatctgttcctgcggttcctgctgggcgtctcactgaagtccaatcagagactcttccaggatctgctgacacacacagagaagagcTCAAAGAACATCAGGAGAAtcacacagtacattaaagacCAGATCAAGAGAGATAAACGTCTCTcagctgaaagatccatcaatctgttcctctgtctgctggaggtgaaagatcagactctggccagagagattcaggagtttgtgaaatcagacaaacactcagaggaggaactctctcctgctcactgctcaacaatctcCTACATGATTGAGATGTCAGAGGAGCCGCTGGATGAGTTAGACTCTAATAAATTCAACACATCAGATGAGGGAAGACGGAGACTGACAGCAGCtgtgagaaactgcagaagagctctgtga
- the LOC108183922 gene encoding NACHT, LRR and PYD domains-containing protein 3-like isoform X3, giving the protein MEDTHTSGDQDLFTGCSSVHQKRAEAEPSCVSMKSDESMTRPIKFKSGNTGPAVSSVHQKRAEAEPSSVSMKSDASMIRPIAFKSGNTRPAVSVDRDDQTGDLQQDSLQPEHDELQRVKDQHKTSMKNKYERLFEGINHGETQTLLNRIYTQLYIIEGESEGVNEEHEVLQMEKRARTKPSQHTPVYCNDIFKASAGAGHEEKIKKEKAQIKTVLTKGIAGIGKTVSVQKFILDWAEGKDHQDVDFMFVLPFRELNLIRDHQYSLHRLLLDFHPELEDLEPKIYEQCRVVFIFDGLDESRITLKFSDEEKVCAVTESSSVAVLMWSLLKGDLLPSALIWITSRPAAAHQIPSRYIKRLTEIQGFTEPQKEEYFRKRISDEHQASRIISHIRRARSLQIMCHIPVFCWISSTVLQKLLEEDVSAEIPQTLTEMYIHFLLIQINMRKQKYEERDPKNLICSPTEE; this is encoded by the exons atggaggacacacacacTTCTGGAGATCAGGATTTGTTTACAGGATGCAG ttcagttcatcagaagagagcagaagcagagcccagctgtgtgtctatgaagagtgacgAGTCTATGACTCGACCAATAAAATTTAAGAGTGGAAACACAGGACCTGCTGTCAG ttcagttcatcagaagagagcagaagcagagcccagcagtgtgtctatgaagagtgacgCGTCTATGATCCGACCAATAGCATTTAAGAGTGGAAACACACGACCTGCTGTCAG tgtggatagagatgatcagactggagacctgcagcaggattcactccaaccagaacatgatgaacttcagagagtcaaagatcagcacaaaaccagcatgaagaacaagtatgagagattatttgagggaatcaaccatggagagactcaaaccctcctgaacaggatctacacacagctctacatcatagaaggagagagtgaaggagtgaatgaagaacatgaggttttacagatggagaaaagagccagaacaaaaccctcacagcacactccagtctactgcaatgacatctttaaagcctcagctggagcaggacatgaggagaagatcaagaaggagaaagcccagatcaagactgttctcactaaaggcatcgctggaatcgggaaaaccgtctctgtgcagaagttcattctggactgggcaGAGGGAAAAGAccatcaggatgtagatttcatgtttgtgcttccatttcgagagctgaacttgatcagagatcatcagtacagtcttcacagacttctgctggactttcatcctgaacttgaagatctggagcccaagatttatgagcagtgtagagttgtgttcatctttgatggtctggatgaaagcagaatcacactgaagttttcagatgaggagaaagtttgtgctgtgactgaatcttcatcagtggctgtgttgatgtggagcctcctgaaaggagatctgcttccctctgctctcatctggatcacctccagaccagcagcagcccatcagatcccctccagatacatcaagcgtctgacagagattcagggattcactgagcctcagaaggaggaatatttcaggaagagaatcagcgacgagcatcaagccagcagaatcatctcccacatcagaagagcaagaagcctccagatcatgtgccacatacccgtcttctgctggatctcctccactgtgcttcagaagctcctggaagaagatgtgagtgcagaaatccctcaaactctgactgagatgtacatccacttcctgctgattcagatcaacatgaggaagcagaagtatgaagagagagatccaaAGAATCT AATCTGCAGTCCAACAGAGGAGTGA